Proteins encoded in a region of the Pseudomonas sp. PDNC002 genome:
- a CDS encoding xanthine phosphoribosyltransferase, whose protein sequence is MNTLKDKIRSEGIVLSEQVLKVDAFLNHQIDPSLMKQIGHEFAERFKNQGITKIVTIEASGIAPAVMAGLELGIPVIFARKFQSLTLKNDLLISKVFSFTKQTESTIAISAKHLTAADHVLVVDDFLANGHAAKALIDLIQQAGASIAGLGIVIEKSFQEGRALLESEGYRVESLARVKSLANGQVEFLED, encoded by the coding sequence GTGAACACTCTCAAAGACAAAATTCGCAGCGAAGGCATCGTTCTCTCCGAACAGGTCCTCAAGGTAGACGCCTTCCTCAACCACCAGATCGACCCGTCGCTGATGAAGCAGATCGGCCACGAATTCGCCGAACGCTTCAAGAACCAGGGCATCACCAAGATCGTCACCATCGAGGCCTCGGGCATCGCCCCCGCCGTCATGGCCGGTCTTGAACTGGGTATTCCGGTGATCTTCGCCCGCAAGTTCCAGTCGCTGACGCTGAAGAACGACCTGCTGATCTCCAAGGTCTTCTCCTTCACCAAGCAGACCGAAAGCACCATCGCCATCTCGGCCAAGCACCTGACTGCCGCCGACCACGTACTGGTCGTCGACGACTTCCTCGCCAACGGCCACGCCGCCAAGGCGCTGATCGACCTGATCCAGCAGGCAGGCGCCAGCATCGCCGGCCTGGGTATCGTGATCGAGAAATCCTTCCAGGAAGGCCGCGCACTGCTGGAAAGCGAAGGCTACCGCGTGGAGTCCCTAGCTCGTGTGAAATCCCTGGCCAATGGTCAGGTCGAGTTCCTCGAAGACTGA